A part of Helicobacter fennelliae genomic DNA contains:
- a CDS encoding conserved domain protein, producing MLGIVHQSVLIGGSEGESYQSSQALGKKRKENLSYFVSGVSGEQGEEVISYQLPNYVGSVRVMLVVANDTSVGSAESNVIISDKANLYSNLASELKIDDKVIMPLEVVAQEGVTLQKVNFKFDGDLAIKTLDSTYNQNRTQMMQFLEVKPKQLGESKLTITMNAKTSQGEVSQTQTYTLNITSPNTSITDEELFELTKHDKRTLQAKQAYIPGSQIQSLNVSPTPLLPKYQDKVQYLLGYMYGCIEQSSSATMPLILGFEGVKLESSEQIRQKAQKSINRILNFQKSNGGFGYWIDSKMSHDFGSEYATLFLLTAKQKGFEIPDYALKSWEKYALNRTNNANLKSEFKTNALFLLALNGTPNIAVMNEIYRKNFKELPLRQKLALGAAYKLSGLDSIAKEIRAKVADELTHTNQNTYADIGGDYYYYGSSITHKAMSAYFLNIIDEKPDLALIKELSQTMSEKRWMGTQDIATTLLALSSLKESSKEVRFSLNDKDYTISKPTRFMLADSNKTKNIITAKDNTIYVSFMTQGIPESDPLSLKEITNNLQIKRRFFEINANGKEMPINPENLPLSKTFYVEITLQNTSSNPIKNIALTQIIPTGWEIENTRIKQSNNDENDEDEEGTNNSTIANDPALSYMDIKRDRVIFFFDDWIEPLRNGDSSSTRKVYIKFNTTLKGEYILSGAYAEAMYNHNFEARTKAIKVKVKD from the coding sequence GTGTTAGGTATCGTGCATCAATCCGTGCTTATCGGCGGAAGCGAGGGTGAGTCCTACCAATCAAGCCAAGCTTTAGGCAAAAAGCGCAAAGAGAATCTAAGCTATTTTGTGAGCGGGGTAAGTGGCGAGCAAGGCGAGGAAGTGATTTCTTATCAGTTGCCAAATTATGTAGGTTCAGTGCGTGTAATGCTTGTAGTCGCAAATGATACAAGTGTCGGAAGCGCAGAATCTAATGTAATCATTTCTGATAAAGCAAACCTCTATTCAAACCTTGCAAGCGAGCTAAAAATTGATGATAAAGTGATTATGCCTCTTGAAGTTGTCGCGCAAGAGGGCGTTACACTCCAAAAAGTAAATTTTAAATTTGATGGTGATTTGGCGATAAAGACACTTGATTCTACTTACAATCAAAACCGCACACAAATGATGCAATTCCTCGAAGTCAAGCCAAAACAACTTGGTGAGAGCAAACTCACAATCACAATGAATGCCAAAACCTCGCAAGGCGAAGTGAGCCAAACCCAAACCTACACGCTCAATATCACCTCGCCAAATACCAGCATCACCGATGAGGAGCTCTTTGAGCTTACCAAACACGATAAGCGCACCCTCCAAGCAAAGCAAGCCTACATTCCGGGCTCTCAAATCCAATCTCTCAATGTCTCGCCAACCCCCCTCCTACCCAAATACCAAGACAAAGTGCAGTATCTGCTTGGATATATGTATGGCTGTATCGAGCAAAGCTCAAGCGCGACTATGCCTTTGATTTTGGGATTTGAGGGCGTAAAGCTAGAATCTAGCGAGCAAATCAGACAAAAAGCACAAAAAAGCATTAATAGAATCCTAAATTTCCAAAAAAGCAATGGTGGGTTTGGGTATTGGATAGATTCTAAGATGTCTCATGACTTTGGAAGCGAGTATGCGACGTTGTTTTTACTCACTGCGAAGCAAAAGGGATTTGAGATTCCAGACTATGCGCTCAAATCATGGGAGAAATACGCGCTCAATCGCACAAATAATGCAAATCTAAAATCTGAATTCAAAACCAATGCGCTTTTTTTGCTCGCACTCAATGGCACGCCAAATATCGCTGTGATGAATGAAATCTACCGCAAAAATTTCAAAGAGCTTCCCTTGCGCCAAAAGCTAGCACTAGGCGCAGCATACAAGCTTAGCGGGCTAGATTCTATCGCCAAAGAGATCCGCGCTAAAGTCGCTGATGAGCTTACACATACAAACCAAAATACATATGCAGATATTGGCGGAGATTATTATTACTATGGAAGTAGCATTACTCACAAAGCGATGAGTGCGTATTTTTTAAATATCATCGATGAAAAGCCGGATTTGGCACTTATCAAAGAGCTTTCACAAACGATGAGCGAAAAGCGATGGATGGGCACTCAAGATATAGCGACTACACTTCTTGCCCTAAGTAGCCTCAAAGAATCAAGCAAAGAAGTCCGCTTTAGCCTCAATGACAAGGATTACACGATTTCTAAGCCTACGCGCTTTATGCTTGCGGATTCTAATAAAACAAAAAACATCATTACCGCCAAAGACAACACAATCTATGTCTCATTTATGACGCAAGGTATCCCTGAAAGCGATCCATTAAGCCTCAAAGAAATCACAAACAATCTCCAGATAAAAAGGCGATTTTTTGAAATCAATGCAAATGGTAAAGAAATGCCTATAAATCCAGAGAATCTACCGCTTTCAAAGACATTTTATGTAGAAATCACCCTCCAAAATACAAGCTCTAATCCGATTAAAAATATCGCCCTTACGCAAATCATTCCAACAGGCTGGGAAATCGAAAATACCAGAATCAAACAAAGCAATAATGATGAAAATGATGAAGATGAAGAGGGCACAAACAATTCCACAATAGCCAATGATCCAGCCCTAAGCTATATGGATATAAAGCGCGATCGTGTGATATTTTTCTTTGATGATTGGATAGAGCCTCTCCGAAATGGCGATAGCTCAAGCACACGCAAAGTTTATATTAAATTTAATACCACACTCAAAGGCGAATACATCTTAAGCGGTGCGTATGCAGAAGCGATGTATAACCATAACTTTGAAGCACGCACAAAAGCGATAAAAGTCAAAGTAAAAGACTAA
- a CDS encoding type I restriction-modification system subunit M — protein MHNELKRFASNTSLDLILAVFYEESAPQKFRFSLITTGYDSKTKKYFSNFKRQSFILGQNIPILTAKKQLSWLLNANTKEQITKAFEIEPINKEFYNEIKKAFDKITTQIPTSKIITESKDEQKKDFALKLIGRVLFIRFLKELNLVPNEVFETLFEILKIYHFTIDEQSPSDQEVGLDPELLGQIFENLLAEFNPETKESARKATGSYYTPREIVRYVVCQSLFESFKNHDLVIVSVSVAIENLSPTRHCEQTQ, from the coding sequence GTGCATAATGAGCTAAAAAGATTTGCAAGCAATACAAGCCTTGATCTTATCCTAGCAGTATTTTATGAAGAATCTGCCCCACAAAAATTCCGCTTTTCTCTCATCACCACAGGTTATGACAGCAAGACAAAAAAATACTTCTCCAACTTCAAACGACAAAGCTTTATCTTAGGGCAAAATATCCCAATCCTCACAGCCAAAAAACAGCTTTCATGGCTTCTAAATGCCAACACAAAAGAGCAAATCACCAAAGCTTTCGAGATAGAGCCTATCAACAAAGAGTTTTATAACGAGATAAAAAAAGCCTTTGATAAGATAACCACTCAAATCCCCACTTCAAAAATCATCACAGAATCTAAAGATGAGCAGAAAAAAGACTTCGCCCTCAAACTCATAGGCAGAGTGCTTTTTATAAGATTTTTAAAAGAGCTTAATCTTGTGCCAAATGAAGTATTTGAAACCCTCTTTGAAATACTCAAAATTTATCATTTCACCATAGATGAGCAAAGCCCAAGTGATCAAGAAGTAGGACTTGATCCCGAGCTTTTAGGACAAATCTTTGAAAACCTCCTAGCAGAGTTTAACCCAGAAACAAAAGAAAGCGCGCGCAAAGCCACAGGAAGCTACTACACTCCGAGAGAAATTGTGCGCTATGTGGTGTGCCAATCTCTCTTTGAAAGCTTCAAAAATCACGATTTAGTCATTGTAAGCGTTAGCGTTGCAATAGAGAATCTAAGCCCAACCCGTCATTGCGAGCAAACGCAGTGA
- a CDS encoding 16S rRNA (uracil(1498)-N(3))-methyltransferase, protein MQFLFHKDAKNQEITLEGEAFSHIYHSRRTDKTKPLKLRNLKDDMLYTYHLISIGRKSATLSLQDSIFLPKKPLSFSHIIWAITDVKTIEKTLPFLNELGLGKLSLFYAALSQHNQNPNIQRCEKILIASSQQCGRSNVLEIEILSNLSEVLHLYPNIARLDFEGEAFESVSSLDSVLVIGPEGGFSKEERTLIQTAYTLPIPFILKSQTAIITALAMGINRNQ, encoded by the coding sequence ATGCAATTCCTCTTCCACAAAGACGCCAAAAATCAAGAAATCACGCTTGAAGGCGAGGCATTTAGCCATATCTATCATTCACGCAGGACAGATAAGACTAAGCCCCTAAAACTCCGCAATCTCAAAGATGATATGCTCTATACCTATCATCTCATCTCTATTGGGCGCAAAAGTGCGACTTTGAGCTTGCAAGATTCTATCTTTTTGCCCAAAAAGCCATTGTCATTTAGCCACATTATATGGGCGATTACTGATGTCAAAACAATCGAAAAAACACTTCCATTTCTTAATGAGCTCGGACTCGGAAAGCTAAGTTTATTTTATGCTGCGCTAAGTCAGCACAATCAGAATCCAAATATCCAGCGGTGCGAAAAAATCCTCATCGCCTCATCACAACAATGTGGCAGAAGCAATGTGCTAGAAATCGAGATTCTCTCAAATCTTAGCGAAGTGCTTCATCTTTATCCAAACATAGCGCGACTTGACTTTGAGGGTGAAGCATTTGAGAGTGTATCAAGTCTTGATTCTGTGCTTGTCATTGGACCTGAGGGTGGGTTTAGCAAAGAAGAGCGCACACTCATTCAGACTGCCTACACGCTACCTATACCATTTATCCTCAAATCTCAAACCGCCATAATCACCGCACTTGCAATGGGAATCAATCGGAATCAATAA
- a CDS encoding type II toxin-antitoxin system YafQ family toxin: MSKYQIRVSNSYKNQRKKIKKDDLALIDEAVTKLANGEKLEPKYKDHKLKGKYKDFKECHIKPDLLLVYRIIDDVLELYLAQVGSHSELF; the protein is encoded by the coding sequence ATGAGTAAATACCAAATCAGAGTTTCAAACTCATACAAAAACCAACGCAAGAAAATCAAAAAAGATGATTTAGCCCTAATCGATGAGGCGGTTACCAAGCTTGCAAATGGTGAGAAACTCGAGCCAAAATACAAAGACCACAAGCTCAAAGGCAAATACAAAGACTTCAAAGAATGCCATATAAAGCCTGATTTGCTTCTTGTGTATAGGATTATCGATGATGTTTTGGAGCTATATTTAGCCCAAGTTGGCTCTCACAGCGAGCTTTTTTAA
- the hemH gene encoding ferrochelatase yields MQKIGVLLLNMGGPTDIYGVENFLKNIFNDPVILPIKNPLIRKIVSSAIVSKRLEYVKNIYRAIGGGSPIIKHTFSLTQKLNTLDSQRTYSYSMRYSPPFAKDALQEFKDNNINDIVLFSMYPQSSFTTIHSSLNEVHQNLKELEYKPRVRVIEHYYDHEPFYHLITDEIERVLNGEDARDFILILSAHGLPKNVVDKGDTYPQQCQRGLEIISEICKQRGMAFDEIKLSYQSKVGPMKWIKPATSDVIAESKHKKIIIYPIAFSVDNSETDYELRIEYAKLAKSLNVKDYRVCLCMNDSEAFAQMIIDLIAQKCP; encoded by the coding sequence GTGCAGAAAATTGGAGTATTATTACTCAATATGGGTGGTCCGACTGATATTTATGGGGTGGAGAATTTTTTAAAAAATATCTTTAATGATCCTGTGATACTGCCTATCAAAAACCCACTGATACGAAAAATAGTCAGCTCGGCGATCGTATCAAAGCGGCTTGAATATGTCAAAAACATTTACCGCGCTATCGGCGGAGGCTCGCCTATCATCAAACATACCTTTAGCCTCACCCAAAAGCTTAACACTCTAGATTCTCAACGCACATATTCATATTCGATGCGCTATTCACCGCCATTTGCCAAAGATGCTTTGCAAGAATTTAAAGACAATAACATTAACGACATTGTGCTATTTAGCATGTATCCGCAGTCTTCTTTCACGACGATCCACTCCTCGCTTAATGAAGTGCATCAGAATCTAAAAGAGCTAGAATACAAGCCACGCGTTCGGGTGATTGAGCATTATTACGATCATGAGCCATTTTATCATTTGATTACAGATGAGATTGAGCGCGTGCTTAATGGCGAGGATGCACGGGATTTTATCCTCATACTCTCAGCGCATGGACTGCCTAAAAATGTCGTTGATAAAGGTGATACTTACCCGCAACAATGCCAAAGGGGGCTAGAAATCATCTCTGAGATTTGCAAGCAAAGAGGAATGGCATTTGATGAGATAAAACTCTCATATCAGTCCAAAGTCGGTCCTATGAAATGGATAAAGCCCGCGACAAGCGATGTGATTGCAGAATCTAAACACAAAAAAATCATCATTTATCCTATCGCTTTTAGCGTGGATAATTCCGAGACGGATTATGAGCTTCGCATAGAATACGCGAAATTAGCAAAATCTTTGAATGTGAAAGATTATCGGGTGTGCTTGTGTATGAATGATTCTGAAGCATTTGCGCAGATGATTATTGATCTCATCGCCCAAAAATGCCCCTAA
- a CDS encoding type II toxin-antitoxin system YafQ family toxin, protein MKNIDKNDLELVENILDKLARDETLEPKHKDHKLKGEFKTLENAR, encoded by the coding sequence ATAAAAAATATCGACAAAAACGACTTAGAACTCGTTGAAAATATCCTTGATAAACTCGCTAGAGACGAAACTCTAGAGCCAAAGCATAAAGACCACAAGCTCAAAGGCGAGTTTAAGACTTTAGAGAATGCTAGATAA
- a CDS encoding MG2 domain-containing protein, protein MQTYSKSKTIEIYLSQDPKSQNITQDTIQNLITIATNSDSIIATQAILDGSKVTLTGNFIPGHDYKITLDAPYNTSINARFKDLNPHIAFASNGIIMPSKNNLKIGVLSVNIKSSKLQIHKIYPNNITELLHNYYSFAENSKNISDSTLGKTADTITTQTITFDTNTQDETQTILDLTKLLKNKENGVYVLTLSTSRDNVSGTIKACQNDDEEDEDDEGEWISYSCEQYIESNLNSQKLIVLSDIGLSVRQDKATTYVNTFNVQTNKPLQGATIKLISTNNQVIDSALSDINGLVKLNHKSSQPLYIIAQYGNDINYLDFKTPQGFFDGLDTTGVTLTNNTNTFLYTDRGIINPGEDIHINTIIRNQNLSKAPIKLSIINPRGDKIIKDKTINPIGFGLYSYKFETDTNFATGSYQAIVNIGGVLYRQNFQVENIIPNKIKVNIDSAPYIQQQDKQLDFTLNSIYLSGVKADSLKYVATITARALSFSSKIYKDFSFNNASRNDYGFSKQFSGNLDKEGNAHLSLNLDELDSQNLNLSINAKVFENTGHPVINQTNVKFYAAPNVIGVKVPSRYIDMQKPFTLPVILLNSLEDKPIANTKLHYKIYKNDRYWWWDYDVMMENFNAKIKSDISTTLIKEGEITSALQPVEIKEDLSALVQDYDSVFVEISDGVQSPRIIWLVADFYGEASLKASNPSRLALTLDKPKYNVGENALLQFQSKHQGKALITLSYGDKILKTDLIDASKTTTYQIPILPSYAPNIHASVTLLSLDPSTATSKRSFGLISIPIVDSALDLKPEIQVQEQVKPNSMLHIKISNPKKQKMAYTLAIVDNGILDIINFKTPDPLAGLYKKLAFGISIVDIIVISSLKC, encoded by the coding sequence GTGCAAACTTACAGCAAATCAAAAACCATAGAAATCTACCTTAGCCAAGATCCAAAAAGCCAAAACATCACACAAGATACAATCCAAAATCTCATCACAATAGCCACAAATTCTGACTCAATCATTGCCACACAAGCTATCCTTGATGGAAGCAAGGTTACACTCACTGGCAATTTTATCCCTGGACATGACTACAAAATCACACTTGATGCGCCTTATAATACTTCGATAAATGCGCGTTTCAAAGATCTCAATCCCCATATCGCATTTGCAAGCAATGGTATCATTATGCCAAGCAAAAATAACCTCAAAATCGGCGTCCTAAGCGTAAATATCAAATCCTCAAAGCTCCAAATCCACAAAATCTATCCAAACAACATCACAGAGCTTTTGCATAATTATTACTCATTTGCTGAAAATTCAAAAAATATATCAGATTCTACGCTTGGAAAGACAGCAGATACAATTACAACCCAAACAATCACTTTTGATACAAACACTCAAGATGAAACCCAAACAATCCTTGATCTCACAAAGCTTCTCAAAAATAAAGAAAATGGCGTATATGTGCTTACTCTCTCCACATCTAGAGATAATGTATCAGGCACGATTAAAGCATGCCAAAATGATGATGAAGAAGACGAAGATGATGAGGGCGAATGGATTTCTTATAGTTGCGAACAATACATAGAATCTAACCTCAACTCCCAAAAGCTTATCGTCTTATCAGACATCGGGCTTAGTGTGCGACAAGATAAGGCGACAACTTATGTCAATACTTTTAATGTGCAGACAAATAAACCCCTACAAGGCGCAACAATCAAGCTCATCTCAACAAACAATCAAGTTATAGATTCTGCCTTGAGTGATATAAATGGGCTTGTAAAGCTTAACCACAAATCATCACAGCCACTCTACATCATCGCGCAATACGGAAATGATATAAATTATCTTGATTTTAAAACCCCTCAAGGATTTTTTGATGGGCTTGATACAACGGGCGTAACCCTCACAAACAACACAAACACCTTCCTCTATACAGACAGAGGTATCATAAATCCGGGCGAAGATATTCATATCAATACCATTATCCGCAACCAGAATCTAAGCAAAGCCCCAATCAAACTCTCTATCATCAATCCACGAGGCGATAAAATCATCAAAGACAAAACCATAAACCCCATTGGATTTGGGCTATATAGCTATAAATTTGAAACTGATACAAACTTTGCGACAGGCTCTTATCAAGCCATAGTCAATATTGGCGGGGTTTTGTATCGGCAGAATTTTCAAGTTGAAAACATTATCCCAAATAAAATCAAAGTCAATATAGATTCTGCGCCATATATCCAACAACAAGACAAACAGCTTGATTTTACGCTTAATTCAATATATCTTAGCGGTGTAAAAGCGGATTCTCTCAAATATGTCGCCACAATTACTGCTAGAGCACTCTCCTTTAGCTCAAAAATATATAAAGATTTTTCTTTCAATAACGCAAGCAGAAATGATTATGGATTCTCAAAGCAATTTAGTGGCAATCTTGATAAAGAAGGCAATGCACACCTTAGCCTTAATCTTGATGAGCTTGATTCTCAAAATCTCAATCTCTCAATCAATGCCAAAGTGTTTGAAAACACAGGACACCCTGTGATAAATCAAACCAATGTGAAGTTTTATGCAGCCCCAAATGTCATAGGCGTGAAAGTTCCATCGCGCTATATTGATATGCAAAAACCATTCACACTTCCTGTGATCCTACTCAATAGCCTAGAAGACAAGCCAATCGCTAACACAAAGCTTCACTACAAAATCTACAAAAACGATCGGTATTGGTGGTGGGATTATGATGTGATGATGGAAAATTTTAATGCCAAAATCAAATCTGACATTAGCACAACCTTAATCAAAGAAGGCGAGATCACATCAGCCTTGCAGCCAGTAGAGATCAAAGAAGATTTAAGTGCGTTAGTGCAGGATTATGATTCTGTGTTTGTTGAGATTTCAGATGGAGTGCAAAGCCCAAGGATTATTTGGCTTGTGGCGGATTTTTATGGTGAAGCAAGCCTCAAAGCAAGCAATCCCTCACGACTTGCCCTCACGCTTGATAAACCAAAATACAATGTCGGCGAAAACGCTCTTTTGCAATTCCAATCTAAACATCAAGGTAAAGCCCTCATCACACTAAGCTATGGCGACAAAATCCTAAAAACCGACCTCATAGACGCGAGCAAAACAACCACTTATCAAATACCAATCCTTCCTAGCTATGCGCCAAATATACACGCAAGCGTTACACTTCTCTCACTTGATCCAAGCACAGCCACTTCAAAGCGAAGCTTTGGGCTTATCTCCATTCCGATTGTGGATTCTGCCCTTGATCTCAAACCAGAGATACAAGTCCAAGAGCAAGTCAAGCCAAATTCTATGCTCCATATCAAAATCTCAAATCCCAAAAAGCAAAAAATGGCTTACACGCTTGCTATTGTCGATAATGGAATCTTAGATATTATCAATTTCAAAACCCCTGATCCGCTTGCAGGACTCTATAAAAAGCTTGCTTTTGGAATCTCTATTGTTGATATTATAGTAATTTCATCTCTGAAGTGTTAG
- a CDS encoding SoxW family protein, with protein MQIMQIWYKNFVVGILLVMIILASGCKDEKISQDSISTSEATLNTQANDLDKKSYAGLEDVFQDTSTLESKNKYMMFVFGANGCQYCERLKEDIKNNQELKDYIKDHFSAYYINLSYSKLHTFKIPIQKKEYELTTRQLAEIYNILPTPTIVFSNADGKTILSYPSYLPPQQFFALLRFISEGEWQKAQGDEAKLKSLLQKYLTPQS; from the coding sequence ATGCAAATTATGCAAATATGGTATAAAAACTTTGTAGTAGGTATTTTGCTTGTAATGATTATACTAGCTAGTGGGTGCAAAGATGAAAAAATCTCTCAAGATTCTATTAGCACCTCTGAAGCCACACTAAATACGCAAGCAAATGATTTAGACAAAAAAAGCTACGCAGGGCTTGAAGATGTGTTTCAAGATACAAGCACACTAGAATCTAAAAACAAATATATGATGTTTGTGTTTGGTGCAAATGGCTGTCAATACTGCGAGCGACTCAAAGAAGATATAAAAAACAATCAAGAGCTCAAAGACTACATAAAAGATCATTTTAGCGCGTATTATATCAATCTTAGCTACTCCAAACTCCACACATTCAAAATCCCAATCCAAAAAAAAGAATACGAGCTTACCACAAGGCAGCTTGCTGAAATTTATAATATCCTTCCTACACCTACGATTGTATTTTCAAACGCCGATGGCAAAACGATTCTAAGCTATCCTAGCTACCTTCCTCCACAGCAGTTTTTCGCGCTTTTGCGATTTATTAGCGAGGGTGAGTGGCAAAAAGCTCAAGGTGATGAAGCCAAGCTCAAATCATTACTTCAAAAATATCTCACACCACAATCATAA